One Microthrixaceae bacterium genomic region harbors:
- a CDS encoding Gmad2 immunoglobulin-like domain-containing protein: MTDLRDIHNACASHVPTPDSFTRSVSTHRRATSRRIASVVLASALCLGAVACGDADDDAADTTTTVDATTTAASTDSAISPTTTTGSSGEEPDTQDVVAVWPLLNGDTFDDPVAAATSFAVDLARFTDPIVGEFMQGDNRSGEVEVRATDNGPTTTVMVRLDADDHWVVIGAATSNIVPDQPTGAVTSPVTVSGTSTAFEATVDVAVYDRDSTAPLVRTFVMGGSMGDMGPFSESIEFEDPTTPTGTILYWTTSAKDGSVSEAAAVTVSFG; this comes from the coding sequence ATGACCGACCTCCGCGACATCCACAACGCCTGCGCATCTCACGTGCCAACACCAGATTCCTTCACTCGATCGGTATCCACGCACCGACGCGCCACCTCACGCCGTATCGCTTCGGTCGTGTTGGCCTCGGCGCTGTGCCTCGGAGCGGTCGCGTGCGGCGATGCCGACGACGACGCCGCCGACACCACAACGACCGTCGACGCTACGACGACTGCCGCCAGCACCGACTCGGCCATCTCACCGACGACCACGACCGGTTCGTCAGGCGAGGAACCCGACACCCAGGACGTCGTCGCAGTGTGGCCGCTCCTCAACGGCGACACCTTTGACGATCCGGTCGCCGCGGCCACGTCGTTCGCCGTCGATCTGGCCAGGTTCACCGACCCGATCGTCGGCGAGTTCATGCAGGGCGACAACCGCTCCGGAGAGGTCGAGGTGCGCGCTACCGACAACGGCCCGACCACCACGGTGATGGTTCGCCTCGACGCGGACGACCACTGGGTTGTCATCGGCGCGGCTACGTCGAACATCGTCCCCGATCAACCGACCGGAGCCGTGACCTCCCCCGTCACCGTGAGCGGTACGAGCACCGCCTTCGAAGCGACCGTCGACGTCGCCGTGTACGACCGCGACAGCACCGCTCCGCTGGTTCGAACCTTCGTCATGGGCGGCTCGATGGGGGACATGGGCCCGTTTAGCGAGAGCATCGAATTCGAGGATCCGACGACGCCGACCGGCACCATCCTCTATTGGACGACCTCGGCCAAAGACGGAAGTGTCAGCGAGGCAGCCGCGGTGACCGTCTCATTCGGCTGA